The DNA sequence GGTTATAGATAACACTTCACACTTTCGTATGGATCCCGATGTACCTTTGGTTGTTCCTGAAGTAAATCCAGAAGATATTGAACTGTGGGAAGACACTGGCATTATTGCCAACCCAAACTGCTCAACAATCCAGATGGTGCAATTACTCAAACCTCTACATGATCTTTATGGCATTAAGCGGGTCGATGTCAGTACATATCAGGCAGTTTCTGGTGCAGGAAAGGCAGGCATGGAAGAGCTGGTAAAGCAGATGCAGGACTTCTTTGCCTTTAGGCTTAATGATTCTGAAATTAAGGCATTTTCACACCAAATTGCACTCAATGTTATCCCTCAAATAGATGTTCCGCAATTAAATGGCTATACCAAAGAGGAGATGAAGATGGTTAATGAGACTAATAAGATCATGCATACAGACTTTGCTGTTTCGGCAACCTGTGTACGTGTTCCTGTGTTGCGTTCACACTCTGAGTCAATTACCGTTACCTTCAAAGAAGGTGTAGATGTGAGTGTGGAAGAGGCCAAAGAAGTATTGGAAAACTTTGAAAATGTTAAAGTTATAGATGATCTTACAAACAGTGAATACCCTATGCCAATTATTGCAACCGATACTGACCACACCTATGTTGGTCGTATCCGTAAAGATATTTTTGCGGAAAATATCCTCCATATGTGGGGTGTGGCAGATCAAGTACGCGTAGGTGCGGCAACTAATGCTGTGCGTATTGCACAGAAATGGATTAAGCTTCAGGAGGATATATAGATGAAAGAGAAGACCCATGCAGACAAGAAACAGCTTCAGGAAGATTTATTGAGCCAAAGTTGGTATGAAAGCACCTTTGAAAATATACTTTGGAGTACACGTTTTTTTGTACTGCTTGCAGTTATTTTTAGTATGATTGGAGGCATATCACTTTTTATTGTAGCGAGTATTGATGTATGGCATGTGGCAGTAATGGTTTTTGAAAACTATTTTGGTCACGCTGTACATGTAAGCCATTTTCATGAAAAAATTGTAACTGAACTTATCGGTGCAGTTGATCTCTATTTGATAGCAATCGTACTTTTTATTTTTGGCTTTGGACTCTATGAACTTTTTATCTCTCAAATTGATGTAGCAAAAAAAAGTGCTGCATCTAAAATACTAGAGATACATTCTCTTGATGAGCTTAAAGATAAACTTGCTAAAGTAATTATTATGGTACTTATTGTTGGTTTCTTTAAGCGGGCAATGAATACAACCTACACTGAACCGCTAGAGATGCTTTATCTTGCCAGTGCAATACTTGGTCTTGCGCTTTCATTTTATTTTATGCACAAAGGAGACAATCACTGATGTCAAAAATATTTGTAGACGCCTGTCTGGGTAAAGAGACTCCATATACGCCAGTATGGATGATGAGACAGGCAGGGCGTTACTTGCCTGAATATATGGCAGTACGTACAGAGGCAGGCAGTTTTCTTGATTTGTGCCACAACCCAAAAAAGGCAGCAGCAGTAACCATTCAGCCTCTTGATATCATTGGTGTTGATGCAGCAATTCTTTTCTCAGATATCTTGGTTGTTCCTGATGAGATGGGAATGGATCTAAGTTTTGTTAAAGGAGAAGGTCCAAAATTCTCAGACCCTATTAGGGATCAAGAAGATCTTGACAGGCTTACCGGTGGCGAAGAGGCAGCAGACAAACTACTCTATGTGTATGAGACTATTAGGCTACTCAGAGAGCAACTCGATGGGCGTGGTGACGAGAAAGCACTCATTGGCTTTACTGGTGCACCGTGGACACTGGCAACCTATATGATTGAGGGGAAAGGGACAAAGACTTATGATGTTTGTAAAAAGATGATGTACTCCAATCCTAAATTGCTTCACAGTATCCTTGCTAAAGTGACAGAAGTGGTCAAGTATTATATGCTTAAACAGATTGAATCAGGTATTGATGTAGTACAGATATTTGACAGTTGGGCAGCAGCAATAGAGCCAAGCAAGTATGACGAGTTTAGCTGGAAATATATGGTAGAAATTGCCAATTTCCTTAAAGAAAAACATCCTGAAGTACCTATTATCATGTTCCCCAAAGGGATCACTGCGTTTATTGAACGTGGATTGGTTTATGGTAATTTTGATGTAATGGGTATTGATTGGGGAACCCCGATGACAATGGCAAAAGAGAAACTTGGAGACAAATATGTGCTTCAAGGAAATATGGAACCTTGTCGTCTCTACTCAAAAGAGGCTACTACAGAATGTGTTGAAGCCATACAGGATATCATGGGAGGCAAGCGCCATATTTTTAACCTTGGACATGGCATACTCCCAGATGTTCCAGTAGAAAATGCAATACATTTTATTAAAGAATGCCAGAGGATAAGTGGTAGAAATTAGATGCCAAATATTATCTTTGGTCCCATCTCTTCCCGTCGATTTGGAAAATCCCTTGGTGTTGACCTAAGTCCAGGAAAGAAACAATGTAATTTTGATTGTCTTTATTGTGAACTTAGTCCTGCCAAAACAATGGTACAACAAGATGAAGTACTTTCGGTAGAAGAGATTATTGCTTCTATCAAGAAAGGACTTGAAGGGCATGAAGACATTGATGTTTTAACTGTCACTGCCAATGGAGAACCAACGCTCTATCCAAATATTTCTGAGCTCATTGACGCAATCAATAAGATTAAAGGTAATACAAAAACGCTTATTCTTTCCAATGCTTCAACCATCAATAGTTCTAAAGTGCAAGAGGCATTACTAAAATTTGATGAAGTAAAACTATCACTCGATTGTGCAACACAAAAGTGTCTTAAGAAGCTTGATCGCTCTCATAGCGGTATCGATGTTGAGCATATCAAGTTGGGAATGTTAACATTTAAAGACAAGTATCATGGATCGATGATTATAGAGATACTTGTAGTGAAAGATTTGAATGATTCCAAAGCAGAGATAGAGCAATTAAATAACTATCTGATGAAATTACGCCCTGCACGCATTGATATTGGTACTGTAGATCGTCCTCCAGCATTTGATGTTAAGTCAGTTAGCTATAAGGAACTATTGTCCATTAGTCACCTTTTTGATGCATCACTACCAATTCATATTGTTTCTCGAAAAAAAGCAGAAGTCAACCCCTCTACCTATACACAAGAGGAGATAC is a window from the Sulfurovum sp. genome containing:
- a CDS encoding aspartate-semialdehyde dehydrogenase, which encodes MKEKYNIAVVGASGAVGEELFNVLGEVNFPIDNLLPLASANSVGIKVECQGKTYKIEELTETVFEGRNIDIAFFSAGGSISADYAKYAVEAGAVVIDNTSHFRMDPDVPLVVPEVNPEDIELWEDTGIIANPNCSTIQMVQLLKPLHDLYGIKRVDVSTYQAVSGAGKAGMEELVKQMQDFFAFRLNDSEIKAFSHQIALNVIPQIDVPQLNGYTKEEMKMVNETNKIMHTDFAVSATCVRVPVLRSHSESITVTFKEGVDVSVEEAKEVLENFENVKVIDDLTNSEYPMPIIATDTDHTYVGRIRKDIFAENILHMWGVADQVRVGAATNAVRIAQKWIKLQEDI
- a CDS encoding YqhA family protein, whose translation is MKEKTHADKKQLQEDLLSQSWYESTFENILWSTRFFVLLAVIFSMIGGISLFIVASIDVWHVAVMVFENYFGHAVHVSHFHEKIVTELIGAVDLYLIAIVLFIFGFGLYELFISQIDVAKKSAASKILEIHSLDELKDKLAKVIIMVLIVGFFKRAMNTTYTEPLEMLYLASAILGLALSFYFMHKGDNH
- the hemE gene encoding uroporphyrinogen decarboxylase, giving the protein MSKIFVDACLGKETPYTPVWMMRQAGRYLPEYMAVRTEAGSFLDLCHNPKKAAAVTIQPLDIIGVDAAILFSDILVVPDEMGMDLSFVKGEGPKFSDPIRDQEDLDRLTGGEEAADKLLYVYETIRLLREQLDGRGDEKALIGFTGAPWTLATYMIEGKGTKTYDVCKKMMYSNPKLLHSILAKVTEVVKYYMLKQIESGIDVVQIFDSWAAAIEPSKYDEFSWKYMVEIANFLKEKHPEVPIIMFPKGITAFIERGLVYGNFDVMGIDWGTPMTMAKEKLGDKYVLQGNMEPCRLYSKEATTECVEAIQDIMGGKRHIFNLGHGILPDVPVENAIHFIKECQRISGRN
- a CDS encoding radical SAM protein — encoded protein: MPNIIFGPISSRRFGKSLGVDLSPGKKQCNFDCLYCELSPAKTMVQQDEVLSVEEIIASIKKGLEGHEDIDVLTVTANGEPTLYPNISELIDAINKIKGNTKTLILSNASTINSSKVQEALLKFDEVKLSLDCATQKCLKKLDRSHSGIDVEHIKLGMLTFKDKYHGSMIIEILVVKDLNDSKAEIEQLNNYLMKLRPARIDIGTVDRPPAFDVKSVSYKELLSISHLFDASLPIHIVSRKKAEVNPSTYTQEEILQTLSMRPLTEEDICVLFDEESQKRFEILKSEGRVISVNIVGVIFYKKALEP